In Neodiprion pinetum isolate iyNeoPine1 chromosome 6, iyNeoPine1.2, whole genome shotgun sequence, one genomic interval encodes:
- the LOC124222265 gene encoding platelet-derived growth factor receptor alpha-like produces the protein MKCITSACVAVFVISGLHEGFAALKPVLYLETADSKNVIKEGDELKISCLGEGPIQFQVMEVENKNSPKADCDTTNKNCTLYIRNASGTDTGWYACAEKGIEFQNDEQTIEHPTENISWIYVYVKSSKPFASNVSNADIIRPPESSAVIPCRPTSPDVTPTFLDIYSKNATGRGFRFDSKIGFIKDKVGSEDNGNYICELPQHEKNNDKKVEISYTLVVRENEMKPPFIDEDKLRHLVRGRNQTLRCYITDETHDPFKDEYDLTWKAPGAIPAERLRRENTIGKEAVLTIVDVRETDSGEYTCTVTGTFRDIALKSVRIQFYDPNEEYINVTDISPLTQTINATETAVWEVDIDTYPEGNITWLDTEKTEISNSTRYSHDVSGTKHTFQIRNVGIADFGSYTIRINYGNESNEHELELKVRAPPTAKIESAPNRSYKRNETQEFRCRISGYPLPNVTWRYSESAGPRSDNKSVETIFPPTGKGSLENSPTGFLSFLKTSINATGGLTCRSCNEIDCAESTMTILVAGGQPPAEPSAHKDVIWISSICGLIIIIIVVVICMGAKVNRERRLKKILFDSVLTHFEDGALECLNHDLTVDEQAELLPYDKKWEFPQEDLKLGKQLGSGAFGVVMKAEARGIRVAGETTIVAVKMVRRSTDPSYLKALSGELKIMIHLGRHLNVVNLLGACTKTIRTKRELYVIVEYCRFGNLHQYLQRHRATFIDQIDPLTKKIDPNIGMELLARRKIIASQNRSYDTELSRSISPQSSNGHSGTQMVDYRQITQFDDVNMSHDPAVLSKNSVQPGWRSNYRGDYVEDNLNPVCTRDLLCWAWQVSRGMEYLSSRNVLHGDLAARNILLADDNVVKICDFGLARNMYNDKNYTKKGDCPLPVKWMAIESIRDRIFSTQSDVWSFGIVLWEFFTLSRTPYPGMEAKEQYDQIIDGYRMEKPKYATEEIYDIISNCWKETPHLRPSFSELAETIGTLLEENIRIHYANLNSPFENMNIETSRNGGSDYLTMMSAPNHNHHISPNPALEGPPHSAYQPMTPVNTSGHDITYVTRPELHESHFKFPLLKEDAPNNSDSEICIEPTPQVENETPLKPPITNLRGRYSNLQNVLQNQSLVNADISNEILNVSKNMIKKLPSPLRGNHNQYIN, from the exons ATGAAGTGCATTACGTCTGCCTGCGTCGCCGTCTTCGTTATATCTGGACTGCATGAag GGTTTGCGGCATTGAAACCGGTGTTGTATCTTGAAACGGCTGACAGCAAGAATGTTATCAAGGAAGGAGATGAGTTGAAAATATCATGTCTGGGTGAAGGgccaattcaatttcaagtcatggaagttgaaaataaaaat TCTCCGAAAGCAGATTGCGATACTACtaacaaaaattgtacgcTGTATATTCGTAACGCAAGCGGAACCGACACTGGATGGTACGCTTGCGCCGAGAAAGGAATCGAGTTTCAGAACGATGAGCAAACTATCGAACATCCTACCGAAAATATCAGCTGGATCTACGTTTACGTAAAGT CGTCAAAACCATTTGCTTCTAATGTTTCAAATGCGGACATAATAAGACCGCCTGAGAGTTCGGCGGTTATACCGTGTCGGCCAACGTCGCCGGACGTCACGCCAACGTTCCTGGACATTTATTCG aaAAATGCGACAGGACGCGGTTTTCGATTCGACTCGAAAATTGGATTCATTAAAGATAAAGTGGGTTCGGAGGATAATGGAAATTACATATGTGAACTGCCACAACacgagaaaaataatgataaaaaagtGGAGATATCATACACTCTGGTAGTTAGAG aaaatgaaatgaaacctCCATTCATCGACGAGGACAAGCTCCGACACTTGGTACGTGGGCGGAATCAGACTCTCAGGTGTTACATCACTGATGAAACTCATGACCCGTTCAAGGATGAGTATGACCTGACGTGGAAAGCCCCGGGTGCGATACCA GCGGAGAGATTGCGGCGCGAGAATACTATTGGAAAGGAAGCTGTGTTGACGATAGTAGATGTGCGGGAAACTGATAGCGGGGAATATACTTGCACTGTGACCGGAACTTTCCGCGATATCGCCCTGAAATCAGTGCGCATTCAATTTTATG ACCCTAATGAAGAGTACATCAATGTGACTGACATTTCGCCCTTGACCCAAACTATAAATGCAACAGAAACAGCGGTTTGGGAAGTTGATATTGATACGTATCCTGAAGGAAATATTACATG GCTCGATACggaaaaaacagaaatttccaATTCAACCCGGTACTCGCACGATGTATCCGGAACAAAACACACGTTCCAAATACGTAACGTGGGAATTGCTGATTTTGGCAGTTATACAATTCGCATCAACTATGGGAACGAATCGAACGAACACGAACTTGAATTGAAGGTTCGAG CGCCACCAACTGCCAAGATCGAGTCGGCTCCGAATCGTTCGtataaacgaaacgaaactcAGGAATTCCGTTGCCGGATATCCGGGTATCCGTTGCCAAACGTAACGTGGCGTTACTCGGAATCCGCCGGTCCTCGATCGGACAATAAATCTGTCGAGACAATTTTTCCG CCAACAGGAAAAGGGTCGTTAGAAAATTCCCCAACTGGCTTCCTctcatttttgaaaacatcGATCAACGCAACAGGTGGTCTGACATGCAGAAGCTGCAATGAAATCGATTGTGCCGAATCCACCATGACAATCCTCGTTGCTG GAGGGCAACCACCGGCAGAACCAAGTGCCCACAAAGATGTCATCTGGATCAGCTCGATCTGTGGcctcattatcatcatcatcgtagTCGTTATTTGTATGGGAGCCAAAGTGAACCGTGAAAGA CGCCTGAAAAAGATATTGTTCGACTCAGTATTGACGCATTTCGAAGACGGAGCACTGGAGTGTTTGAATCACGACTTGACCGTGGATGAACAAGCGGAGTTGTTACCCTACGACAAGAAATGGGAATTTCCGCAAGAAGATTTAAAACTTG GCAAACAACTGGGAAGCGGAGCGTTCGGCGTCGTGATGAAGGCTGAGGCGCGAGGGATTCGCGTCGCGGGTGAAACGACGATTGTTGCCGTGAAAATGGTCCGACGATCGACGGATCCGAGTTACTTGAAAGCTCTCTCGGGCGAGCTCAAGATCATGATCCACCTCGGCCGACATTTGAACGTCGTCAATCTTCTCGGTGCCTGCACCAAAACTATCCGCACCAAGC GTGAATTGTACGTCATCGTGGAATACTGCCGCTTCGGGAATTTACACCAATATCTGCAACGTCATCGAGCAACTTTCATCGACCAAATCGATcccttgacaaaaaaaatcgatccGAATATCGGTATGGAGTTGTTGGCCAGAAGGAAAATCATCGCCAGCCAGAATAG GTCTTACGACACGGAACTGTCACGCAGCATTAGTCCACAGTCATCTAATGGCCATAGTGGTACTCAGATGGTTGATTACCGCCAAATCACACAATTCGATGACGTGAACATGTCTCATGACCCTGCcgttttgagtaaaaattcaGTTCAACCTGGATGGCGATCTAATTACCGAGGCGACTACGTAGAGGATAATTTGAATCCCGTTTGTACACGAGATTTGCTCTGCTGGGCTTGGCAGGTATCGCGGGGCATGGAATATCTCAGCAGTAGAAAC GTTCTACATGGCGATTTAGCAGCAAGGAACATACTCCTTGCAGACGATAACGTCGTAAAAATTTGTGATTTCGGATTGGCTAGAAACATGTACAACgacaaaaattatacgaaaaaaGGAGATTGCCCCTTGCCGGTGAAGTGGATGGCCATCGAGTCGATCAGAGACCGAATCTTTTCAACTCAATCGGATGTTTGGTCCTTTGGGATAGTCTTGTGGGAGTTTTTCACCTTGTCTCGTACTCCGTATCCTGGTATGGAAGCCAAAGAACAATATGATCAAATAATCGATGGCTATCGCATGGAAAAACCGAAATATGCAACGGAAGAAAT ATATGATATTATATCAAATTGTTGGAAAGAAACACCTCATTTGCGTCCTTCGTTTTCTGAGCTAGCTGAAACGATTGGAACTCTGTTGGAAGAAAACATTAGAATC CATTATGCCAATCTGAATTCTCCCTTCGAGAACATGAATATCGAAACTTCGCGAAATGGCGGAAGCGATTATTTGACCATGATGTCTGCTCCAAATCATAACCATCACATTTCACCTAATCCAGCATTGGAAGGGCCACCACACTCAGCTTACCAGCCCATGACTCCAGTCAACACAAGTGGCCATGATATCACGTACGTCACTCGTCCAGAACTTCATGAATCCCATTTTAAGTTTCCTTTGCTGAAAGAAGACGCTCCGAACAATTCTGATTCGGAAATTTGTATTGAGCCAACACCTCAAGTCGAAAATGAAACCCCTCTCAAACCGCCGATCACGAATCTCCGTGGAAGATATTCCAATCTCCAGAATGTTTTACAAAATCAGTCTTTAGTAAATGCGGATATTTCCAACGAGATTCTAAATGTTTCGAAAAACATGATAAAAAAGTTGCCTTCGCCCTTGCGTGGCAACCATAATCAGTACATCAATTGA